Proteins from a genomic interval of Gossypium hirsutum isolate 1008001.06 chromosome A09, Gossypium_hirsutum_v2.1, whole genome shotgun sequence:
- the LOC107888966 gene encoding kinesin-like protein KIN-12C isoform X2 — protein sequence MSRDVSSFGFISKNANENDFETSSSSAHFPPPRTPLNSIPDPSQYQKESRNQDEQDVVDSKDKSESLRALHKTPRVTNRHGRLHSESNSAQSTPSRTAPRFSLGGGAGPCFTSKVTQGFGGRCGLSSASSSRVPRRVSMIDGTNFSVEAPQFELVEDPSFWRDRNVQVLIRIRPLSTMERVSQGYGRCLKQESAQTLLWLGHAESRFTFDHVACETISQEKLFRVVGVPMVENCMSGYNSCMFAYGQTGSGKTYTMMGDIYEVESQLSEDCGLTPRIFEYLFSRIRMEEESRKDEKLRFSCKCSFLEIYNEQITDLLDPSSTNLQLREDLKKGVYVENLMEYNVRNVDDVLKLLLQGASNRRMAATNMNSESSRSHSVFTCIIESHWEKDSMTHFRFARLNLVDLAGSERQKSSGAEGDRLKEAANINKSLSTLGLVIMSLVDLAHGKHRHVPYRDSRLTFLLQDSLGGNSKTTMIANVSPSICAANETLSTLKFAQRAKLIQNNAKVNEDASGDVNALQQQIEQLKGQLSSLLKHHNFPNSPNSCVPSYEELKIGDYSRKNEYTSEKVADCKIQNINSNKMRRMEATLAGSLRREKMAETANQKLEAEIEQMNRLVCQKEEDVQRTKMMLRFREEKIKNLESLATGLVSTEEYLMEENQALKAEIQLLRTKIDRNPELTRFALENIRLIEQLQIFQNFYEQGEREILLGEISELRDELQEVLEGMNRFSSRYENQDGNTVKELEDCRNMNSKLMREVEELQMELSKYLNCSHGAFDSVGGFPSKDHKECRQTNKCSLVEIISIHSDSGDEVASCSRENDVALENQNEQSVSVASVMQHSATEKELIEARLLLKAMEAEHIHLFNELQHLQEENRRYMEMISNEGKLEIESVHKLKIHCLEQDHLASKKEGQIMESELTNVKGLHDKLDILTKDLENAKLLNCQYQQVQASQLSCQHEADLVHEQVEMETARTILHLQEEVAALQLELNEKLASITQENTRLRDTITAKEEEMKSICADWERATLELTSFLLDGSKSLKDASRLVENISCSFPQINVWIGENVERAARVCIEKEERILLLQRSLEDAQRMIVEMEMKLSSLKGATIAFNEFQDSGTDVETEEAAHLSILFNDETDLQKVLANELKVKEDQLIMAEKRANAAFLIAKWLVDCDKVAYGDHAEMDIPVATSEGMQSNVMAGMMAHMKFPTTDNLKAQVELAKLVILESENVINTSYDDAEAHLSTLKTDISETCSVFKESLQDLQREILDIKENCKGFQTSRTELQSVAAAKSLKSHLLDQIKCEIADANQSLKSIKDCIKTKASMPVHLPDDEDAIEKASWSSLSLTSSSDYSIESIASGNNLIGSHCSVKMTEVVDDTKLEEVSLQSDSGFSESSGKFGLRNELWMQLDVFHKLYVWLTTILNESDIGEHSHTEELLSLGLTMEIYDAASQNNIEALPDDTSPAKSFFKKFEEAHATMKEADYALKALLKANENAQVLNNIWKQASEELMVEKSNLIDELEKLRYSISLKERENELLQDQIHYTLVETADSISLLEGCFKQMQRQIEDKFKVLYSDALSMSQEMLFTICNSRSSLEDICSEAIKKELSLFVLYHCHFGDFVHKTLNLSSELYSHPSQRPELHSVINTLVKSPSISQGENVDHPKKSTEGEDGRKQLKHLEDQDQDLSQNDLIYENFSLKKELKRKEDLLEGLLFDLHLLQESASNSQEIKDESEKLMLGLKEVCHELEIKTNEVDDLLVQHSKLENRLSDAENALEQAKQTIDSLLDENAEMRMLLEDLYHKKSEAEEGLEEQKEVVKELEKEILHLNYSLEKDLLSSIKGIEEDLRKVTSDRDELREEIFSLNDQLEMVRALADENEAIAVEARQESEASKIYAEQKEEEVKILEHSVEELESTVNVLEKKVYELDEEVERHRFIRISLEHELQFLRDRLSKVDSFVDVVHSVNSKAEQTKDLFPRKMHDKLLQLHEAHDQIRILEREKEELSIEIKQCKEYISEILLHSEAQASQYQQKYKTLEAMIRELKTDLPTSTSTVPISDKNEKTSTRSRGSSSPFRCISSLVQQMNSEKDQELSNARLRIEELEALSASRQKEIYMLNARLAAAESMTHDVIRDLLGVKLDMTNYANLIDQHQVQKLLKEANQQAEEFLAKEQEILNLRKLVTNLMEEKESCLQEINKKDADILNAQLTLEQLQQRDQLLSAQNEMLKMDKSNLIQKVAELDDLITTSSKEKQINQTLQIKENGSLNLGSVNLNNKRLPHSERLVSRMNNEMGQFRKTNGRLQHHDKTCGSTQGFDAKYR from the exons ATGTCGAGAGACGTTTCCAGCTTTGGTTTCATCTCTAAAAACGCAAACGAGAACGATTTCGAGACCTCCTCGAGTTCGGCTCATTTCCCTCCTCCAAGAACTCCGCTCAACTCAATTCCAGATCCATCACAATACCAGAAAGAATCGCGGAATCAAGATGAACAGGATGTTGTCGATTCCAAAGACAAATCGGAATCTCTCAGAGCACTTCATAAAACCCCGAGGGTTACAAATCGCCATGGGAGGTTACATTCAGAGTCCAACTCTGCTCAAAGTACTCCTTCAAGGACTGCTCCCCGGTTTTCGCTTGGCGGCGGCGCTGGACCTTGTTTTACCAGTAAAGTTACTCAAGGTTTCGGAGGAAGATGTGGATTGAGCTCCGCTTCTTCTTCAAGGGTTCCGAGAAGGGTTTCGATGATCGATGGTACCAATTTCTCGGTCGAAGCTCCACAGTTCGAGCTCGTTGAGGATCCTTCCTTTTGGAGAGATCGGAATGTGCAG GTGCTGATAAGAATTCGGCCACTGAGTACGATGGAGAGGGTTTCACAAGGGTACGGTCGGTGTTTGAAGCAAGAGAGCGCTCAAACTTTACTGTGGCTTGGACATGCCGAGAGCAGATTTACCTTTGACCATGTAGCTTGCGAGACCATATCGCAG GAAAAGCTGTTCAGAGTAGTTGGAGTACCCATGGTGGAGAATTGCATGTCTGGGTATAATAGCTGTATGTTTGCTTATGGTCAG ACTGGTAGTGGCAAAACATATACTATGATGGGCGACATATATGAGGTGGAAAGTCAGCTCAGTGAAGATTGTGGACTAACTCCTCGTATATTCGAATATTTATTTTCAAGGATTAGAATG GAAGAAGAGAGCAGGAAGGATGAGAAATTGAGGTTCAGTTGCAAATGTTCCTTTCTAGAAATATATAATGAGCAAATAACGGATCTTCTGGACCCTTCATCAACTAATCTGCAA CTCAGAGAAGACTTGAAGAAAGGCGTATATGTGGAAAACCTTATGGAGTATAATGTGCGGAATGTTGATGATGTTCTCAAGCTTCTATTGCag GGTGCTTCAAACAGAAGAATGGCAGCAACCAATATGAACAGTGAGAGCAGCCGATCCCATAGTGTTTTCACTTGTATCATCGAAAGCCATTGGGAGAAAGATTCTATGACACACTTCAGATTTGCAAGGTTAAATTTAGTGGATTTAGCTGGCTCTGAAAG GCAGAAGAGCTCCGGTGCAGAAGGAGATCGTCTGAAAGAAGCAGCAAACATAAACAAATCTTTGTCTACTCTTGG CCTTGTAATAATGTCTCTGGTGGATCTGGCACATGGGAAACATAGACATGTTCCGTACAGAGATTCTCGGCTAACATTTCTGCTTCAG GATTCCCTAGGTGGAAACTCAAAAACAACAATGATAGCAAATGTCAGCCCATCCATTTG TGCTGCAAATGAAACTCTAAGCACACTGAAGTTTGCTCAGCGAGCCAAGCTTATTCAGAATAAT gCAAAAGTGAATGAAGATGCTTCTGGTGATGTTAATGCACTGCAGCAACAAATCGAACAACTAAAG GGCCAGTTGTCCTCCTTGTTGAAGCATCATAACTTCCCAAACTCTCCAAATAGCTGTGTGCCAAGTTATGAAGAACTGAAAATAGGAGACTACTCGAGGAAAAATGAATACACTAGTGAAAAGGTTGCAGATTGTAAGATACAAAACATCAATAGTAACAAG ATGAGACGCATGGAGGCTACTTTAGCTGGTTCCTTGAGGAGAGAAAAGATGGCAGAAACTGCAAACCAGAAATTAGAGGCAGAAATTGAGCAAATGAACCGCTTG GTTTGCCAAAAGGAAGAAGATGTTCAGCGTACTAAAATGATGCTTAGGTTTCGGGAGGAGAAGATAAAAAATCTTGAATCGTTGGCAACTGGTCTTGTATCAACTGAGGAGTATCTCATGGAGGAAAATCAAGCTTTGAAGGCAGAAATTCAATTGCTTCGGACAAAGATTGACAGAAATCCAGAATTGACACGTTTTGCTTTAGAGAATATTAGACTTATTGAACAGCTGCAAAT atttcaaaatttttatgagCAAGGAGAGCGAGAAATATTGCTGGGTGAAATTTCAGAACTGCGGGACGAG CTTCAGGAAGTTCTTGAAGGAATGAACAGATTCTCCTCTAGATATGAGAATCAG GATGGGAACACTGTGAAGGAGTTGGAAGATTGCAGGAATATGAATTCCAAGTTGATGag GGAAGTAGAAGAGTTACAAATGGAACTGAGTAAATACTTGAACTGTAGTCATGGAGCATTTGATTCT GTTGGTGGTTTTCCCTCCAAGGATCACAAGGAATGCAGGCAAACAAATAAATGTTCATTG GTTGAAATTATATCAATCCATAGTGACTCTGGAGATGAGGTAGCATCCTGTTCAAGGGAGAATGATGTGGCGTTAGAAAATCAAAATGAGCAGAGTGTAAGTGTTGCTTCAGTTATGCAGCATAGTGCCACTGAAAAGGAGTTGATAGAAGCAAGATTGTTACTTAAGGCAATGGAAGCTGAGCATATCCATCTATTTAATGAGCTGCAGCATCTCCAGGAAGAGAACAGAAGATACATGGAAATGATAAGCAATGAAGGCAAGCTGGAAATTGAATCTGTTCATAAACTTAAAATTCATTGCCTTGAGCAAGATCACTTAGCATCTAAAAAGGAAGGCCAGATCATGGAGAGTGAACTAACTAATGTAAAGGGTTTACACGACAAGTTGGATATATTGACTAAAGACTTggagaatgccaaattacttaatTGTCAATATCAACAGGTTCAAGCATCACAATTATCTTGTCAGCATGAGGCTGATTTAGTCCATGAACAGGTTGAAATGGAAACAGCTAGGACAATCCTTCATTTGCAGGAAGAGGTTGCTGCACTTCAGTTAGAACTTAATGAGAAACTAGCTTCCATTACTCAAGAAAATACAAGGCTAAGAGATACTATCACGGCTAAAGAGGAAGAAATGAAGTCAATTTGTGCCGATTGGGAAAGGGCAACTCTAGAACTCACTAGCTTCCTTCTAGACGGTTCTAAATCCCTCAAAGATGCCTCTCGGCTGGTAGAAAACATTTCTTGTTCATTTCCTCAAATTAATGTTTGGATTGGTGAAAATGTTGAGAGGGCTGCAAGAGTTTGcattgaaaaagaagaaagaattctACTTCTGCAGAGAAGCTTGGAAGACGCACAGAGAATGATAGTGGAAATGGAGATGAAGTTAAGTTCCTTGAAGGGAGCAACAATTGCTTTTAATGAGTTTCAGGATTCAGGTACTGATGTGGAAACAGAAGAGGCAGCCCATTTAAGCATCTTATTTAACGATGAGACAGATTTGCAAAAAGTTCTAGCAAATGAACTCAAAGTTAAGGAGGATCAGCTTATCATGGCAGAAAAAAGGGCCAATGCTGCTTTCTTGATTGCAAAATGGCTTGTAGATTGTGACAAGGTTGCTTATGGAGATCATGCTGAGATGGACATTCCAGTAGCCACTTCTGAGGGAATGCAAAGCAATGTAATGGCAGGAATGATGGCTCATATGAAGTTTCCAACAACAGATAATCTTAAGGCTCAAGTGGAGTTGGCAAAGTTAGTAATATTGGAGTCTGAGAATGTTATCAATACATCTTATGACGATGCAGAAGCCCATTTATCCACCCTCAAAACAGACATTTCTGAAACTTGTTCAGTTTTTAAGGAGTCACTTCAGGATTTGCAGAGAGAAATTCTTGACATAAAAGAGAACTGTAAAGGTTTTCAGACTTCTAGAACCGAACTGCAATCAGTGGCAGCAGCTAAGTCTTTGAAGTCTCACCTTCTTGAtcaaataaaatgtgaaattgctGATGCAAATCAAAGTCTTAAATCAATTAAAGATTGCATTAAAACAAAAGCTAGTATGCCTGTCCACCTGCCAGATGACGAAGATGCGATTGAAAAGGCCAGTTGGAGTTCTCTTTCTTTAACATCAAGCTCTGATTATTCAATAGAAAGTATTGCTTCTGGAAACAATTTGATTGGATCACACTGTTCTGTGAAGATGACTGAGGTGGTGGATGATACAAAACTTGAAGAAGTCTCACTTCAATCTGATTCAGGATTCTCAGAAAGTTCAGGCAAATTTGGCCTAAGAAACGAGTTGTGGATGCAATTGGATGTTTTCCATAAATTATACGTTTGGTTAACAACAATCCTCAATGAGAGTGATATTGGAGAACATTCTCATACTGAAG AGCTTCTTTCCTTGGGGTTGACAATGGAGATTTATGATGCAGCATCCCAGAATAATATAGAG GCACTTCCTGATGATACTAGTCCTGCCAAaagtttctttaaaaaatttgagGAAGCCCATGCTACCATGAAGGAAGCTGATTATGCATTAAAAGCACTGCTGAAAGCAAATGAAAATGCACAAGttttgaataatatatggaaGCAAGCGAGTGAAGAATTGATGGTAGAGAAATCAAACTTGATTGATGAACTTGAAAAGCTCAGATACTCAATCAGTTTGAAAGAAAGAGAGAATGAATTGTTGCAGGATCAAATACATTATACTTTGGTTGAAACAGCTGACTCAATATCTTTACTTGAAGGGTGTTTCAAGCAAATGCAAAGACAAATTGAGGACAAGTTTAAGGTTTTATACTCTGATGCCTTATCTATGAGTCAGGAGATGCTTTTCACGATTTGCAACTCAAGATCATCACTAGAAGATATTTGTTCTGAGGCGATAAAGAAAGAACTCTCTCTATTTGTTTTGTATCACTGCCATTTTGGAGACTTTGTCCACAAAACTTTAAACTTGAGCAGTGAATTATATTCTCATCCATCGCAAAGACCAGAACTTCACTCTGTTATAAATACTTTAGTAAAGAGTCCCTCCATTAGTCAAGGTGAAAATGTGGATCATCCTAAGAAAAGTACAGAGGGTGAAGATGGACGTAAGCAACTTAAACATTTAGAAGATCAAGATCAAGATCTCTCACAGAATGATTTGATATATGAAAATTTCTCTCTGAAGAaagaattgaaaaggaaagaagatTTGTTGGAGGGTTTGCTTTTTGATCTTCACTTGTTGCAAGAATCAGCCTCCAATAGCCAGGAAATCAAAGATGAAAGTGAAAAGTTAATGTTGGGTTTGAAGGAAGTTTGCCATGAGCTAGAGATAAAAACAAATGAAGTTGATGACTTGTTGGTTCAGCACAGCAAACTTGAAAATCGTCTAAGTGATGCTGAAAATGCTCTGGAGCAGGCTAAACAAACAATAGATTCTCTCTTAGATGAAAATGCTGAGATGAGAATGCTTTTAGAAGACCTCTATCACAAGAAATCTGAGGCTGAAGAAGGACTGGAAGAACAGAAGGAGGTGGTGAAAGAATTGGAAAAAGAAATTCTtcatttgaattattcattggaaaaggACTTACTGTCATCCATTAAAGGCATTGAAGAGGACTTGAGAAAGGTCACTAGCGACAGAGATGAGCTCCGTGAAGAAATTTTCTCTCTAAATGATCAGCTTGAGATGGTCCGTGCACTGGCAGATGAAAATGAAGCTATCGCAGTTGAAGCTCGTCAG GAGTCAGAAGCAAGTAAAATATATGCTGAACAAAAGGAGGAGGAGGTCAAGATCCTTGAGCATTCTGTTGAGGAACTTGAATCTACTGTAAATGTATTGGAGAAAAAG GTATATGAATTGGATGAGGAGGTAGAGAGGCATCGGTTCATCAGAATTTCATTGGAGCATGAACTCCAATTTCTTAGAGATAGATTATCAAAAGTAGATAGCTTTGTTGATGTTGTGCATTCAGTCAACTCAAAGGCTGAACAAACTAAAGATCTTTTTCCTAG GAAAATGCATGATAAGTTGCTCCAACTCCATGAGGCACACGATCAGATAAGGATTCTAGAGAGGGAAAAAGAAGAGCTGAGTATAGAG ATCAAACAATGCAAAGAGTACATCTCGGAAATTTTATTACATTCTGAAGCCCAGGCATCACAGTACCAACAGAAG TACAAGACGTTGGAAGCCATGATTCGTGAATTGAAAACAGATTTGCCAACTTCAACCTCAACAGTACCAATATCGGACAAAAATGAGAAGACATCAACAAGAAGCAGGGGTTCAAGCTCACCATTCCGGTGCATTTCAAGTTTGGTACAACAAATGAATTCGGAGAAGGATCAAGAATTATCAAATGCCAGACTTCGTATTGAAGAACTGGAAGCACTGTCAGCTAGTCGGCAAAAAGAG